A single window of Methylobacterium nodulans ORS 2060 DNA harbors:
- a CDS encoding sodium-translocating pyrophosphatase gives MTALLLIIVGGLCAVAYGIYTINDVMRRDAGTQRMQEIAGAIAEGAQAYLRRQYTTIAVVGILLFALLSYLLGIKVGIGFLIGAVLSGAAGFIGMNVSVRANVRTAQAATQSLSGGLDVAFKSGAVTGMLVAGLALLGVALYYTFLTRQLGLPPASRDVIDSLVALGFGASLISIFARLGGGIFTKGADVGGDLVGKVEAGIPEDDPRNPATIADNVGDNVGDCAGMAADLFETYAVTLVATMVLAAIFFSGQTDVGGRNILETMLIYPMAIGAACIVTSIIGTFFVTLGANQSIMGALYKGLIGSGLLSVAAIAAINIVLFGGFTTSFTTNTGVTFTSLSLFVCATIGLAITALIVVITEFYTGTTYRPVKSIARASVTGHGTNVIQGLAVSLESTALPALVIVAGIIATYSLAGLFGIAIAVTAMLALAGVIVALDAFGPVTDNAGGIAEMSGLPKEVRKSTDALDAVGNTTKAVTKGYAIGSAGLGALVLFAAYTSDLNYFTQNASATQYKYFQGVSVDFSLSNPYVVVGLMLGGLIPFLFGGIAMTAVGRAAGSVVEEVRRQFREKPGIMRGTDRPDYGRAVDMLTRAAIREMVVPSLLPVLSPVVLFFVISLIAGKGQGFAAVGAMLLGVIVTGLYVAVSMTSGGGAWDNAKKLIEDGHYGGKGSDAHKAAVTGDTVGDPYKDTAGPAVNPAIKITNIIALLLLAILAHS, from the coding sequence ATGACCGCACTCCTGCTCATCATCGTGGGCGGCCTCTGCGCCGTTGCCTACGGCATCTACACGATCAACGACGTCATGCGGCGCGACGCCGGCACCCAGCGCATGCAGGAGATCGCAGGCGCCATCGCCGAGGGCGCCCAGGCCTATCTGCGCCGGCAATACACCACCATCGCGGTGGTCGGGATCCTGCTGTTCGCCCTGCTCTCCTATCTCCTCGGCATCAAGGTCGGAATCGGCTTCCTGATCGGCGCGGTGCTCTCGGGGGCGGCCGGCTTCATCGGCATGAACGTCTCCGTGCGGGCGAATGTGCGCACCGCCCAGGCCGCCACGCAGTCGCTGAGCGGCGGTCTCGACGTCGCGTTCAAGTCGGGCGCGGTCACCGGGATGCTGGTGGCGGGCCTCGCCCTCCTCGGCGTCGCCCTCTACTACACCTTTCTCACCCGCCAGCTCGGCCTGCCGCCGGCAAGCCGCGACGTCATCGACTCGCTCGTGGCGCTCGGGTTCGGCGCCTCCCTGATCTCGATCTTCGCCCGTCTCGGCGGCGGCATCTTCACCAAGGGCGCCGATGTGGGCGGCGACCTCGTCGGCAAGGTCGAGGCCGGCATTCCGGAGGACGATCCGCGCAACCCCGCCACCATCGCGGACAATGTCGGCGACAATGTCGGCGACTGCGCCGGCATGGCCGCCGACCTGTTCGAGACCTACGCGGTCACCCTCGTCGCCACGATGGTGCTGGCGGCGATCTTCTTCTCCGGCCAGACCGATGTGGGCGGGCGCAACATCCTGGAGACGATGCTGATCTACCCGATGGCGATCGGCGCGGCCTGCATCGTGACCTCGATCATCGGCACCTTCTTCGTCACGCTCGGCGCCAACCAGTCGATCATGGGCGCCCTCTACAAGGGCCTGATCGGCTCAGGGCTCCTCTCGGTGGCGGCCATCGCGGCCATCAACATCGTGCTGTTCGGGGGCTTCACCACCAGCTTCACCACCAATACCGGCGTGACCTTCACGTCGCTGAGCCTCTTCGTCTGCGCCACGATCGGCCTTGCGATCACGGCGCTGATCGTCGTGATCACCGAGTTCTACACCGGGACCACCTACCGGCCGGTCAAGTCGATCGCCCGGGCCTCGGTCACGGGTCACGGCACCAACGTGATCCAGGGGCTCGCCGTCTCGCTGGAATCGACCGCCCTGCCGGCGCTCGTGATCGTGGCCGGCATCATCGCCACCTACTCCCTCGCGGGCCTGTTCGGCATCGCGATCGCGGTCACTGCCATGCTGGCATTGGCGGGCGTCATCGTCGCCCTCGACGCCTTCGGACCCGTGACCGACAACGCGGGCGGCATCGCCGAGATGTCCGGTCTCCCTAAGGAAGTGCGCAAGTCCACGGATGCCCTCGACGCGGTCGGCAACACCACCAAGGCCGTCACCAAGGGCTACGCGATCGGATCGGCCGGCCTCGGGGCGCTGGTGCTCTTCGCCGCTTACACGTCGGATCTGAACTACTTCACCCAGAACGCGAGTGCGACGCAGTACAAGTACTTCCAGGGCGTCAGCGTCGACTTCTCGCTGTCGAATCCCTATGTGGTGGTCGGGCTTATGCTCGGTGGCCTGATCCCCTTCCTGTTCGGCGGCATCGCCATGACGGCGGTGGGCCGGGCGGCGGGCTCGGTCGTGGAGGAGGTGCGCCGCCAGTTCCGCGAGAAGCCCGGCATCATGAGGGGCACCGACCGGCCGGATTACGGCCGGGCCGTCGACATGCTGACCCGGGCGGCGATCCGCGAGATGGTGGTGCCCTCGCTGCTGCCGGTGCTGTCGCCGGTGGTGCTGTTCTTCGTCATCAGCCTCATCGCCGGCAAGGGGCAGGGCTTCGCGGCGGTGGGCGCGATGCTGCTCGGCGTGATCGTGACGGGCCTCTACGTGGCGGTCTCCATGACCTCCGGCGGCGGCGCCTGGGACAATGCCAAGAAGCTCATCGAGGATGGCCACTACGGCGGCAAGGGCTCGGATGCCCACAAGGCGGCCGTGACCGGCGATACGGTGGGGGATCCCTACAAGGATACGGCCGGCCCCGCCGTGAACCCGGCCATCAAGATCACCAACATCATTGCGCTGCTGCTGCTGGCGATCCTGGCGCATAGCTGA
- a CDS encoding pyridoxal phosphate-dependent aminotransferase — MTSMPKPPSLPPVNPTAEGVLPSGIGELIGYGTDRPGLIPLWVGEGDRPTPDFIGEAAARALRDGQTFYTRMLGIPELREAIAAYIARLYGGAAEPDRIFVTVGGMQAFDIALKIAAVPGDEVVVPTPTWPNFFGAIEASGAHRVMVPMSFSPASGWALDIERLAAAVTARTRVLVVNSPANPTGWTATHADLRALLAIARRHDLWIIADEIYGRFSFDPAHAALGRAPSIRDVWEPEDRDRVLFVQTFSKNWAMTGWRIGWLEGPAQLGRIVDGLILYGTSGIATFLQHAAVVAVRDGEPLVQAQIAQAREGRRILAEGLGRLPGVELPPPAGAFYAFPRIPGEPDARHLAMRLVDEANVGVAPGTAFGPGGQSFLRLCFARSAGDLHEAVRRLAPVLAAGR; from the coding sequence ATGACCTCGATGCCGAAACCTCCGTCGCTGCCGCCGGTGAATCCGACGGCGGAGGGCGTCCTGCCGAGCGGCATCGGCGAGCTGATCGGCTACGGCACCGACCGGCCCGGGCTGATCCCGCTCTGGGTCGGGGAGGGCGACCGCCCGACCCCCGACTTCATCGGCGAGGCAGCGGCCCGGGCCCTGAGGGACGGACAGACCTTCTACACGCGGATGCTCGGCATCCCGGAGCTGCGGGAGGCCATCGCGGCCTATATCGCCCGCCTGTATGGCGGCGCGGCGGAGCCGGATCGGATCTTCGTCACGGTCGGCGGCATGCAGGCCTTCGACATCGCCCTCAAGATCGCGGCCGTGCCGGGCGACGAGGTCGTGGTGCCGACGCCGACCTGGCCGAACTTCTTCGGCGCGATCGAAGCCAGCGGCGCCCACCGCGTGATGGTGCCGATGAGCTTCTCGCCCGCCTCGGGCTGGGCCCTCGACATCGAGCGCCTTGCCGCGGCGGTGACGGCGCGCACCCGCGTCCTCGTCGTCAACTCGCCGGCCAATCCGACCGGCTGGACCGCGACCCACGCCGACCTGCGGGCGCTGCTCGCCATCGCGCGCCGGCATGATCTCTGGATCATCGCCGACGAGATCTACGGCCGCTTCAGCTTCGATCCCGCCCATGCGGCGCTCGGGCGCGCGCCCTCCATCCGCGACGTCTGGGAGCCGGAGGACCGCGACCGGGTGCTGTTCGTCCAGACCTTCTCGAAGAACTGGGCGATGACCGGCTGGCGGATCGGCTGGCTCGAAGGCCCGGCGCAGCTCGGCCGGATCGTCGACGGGCTGATCCTCTATGGGACCTCCGGCATCGCCACCTTCCTGCAGCATGCCGCGGTGGTGGCGGTGCGCGACGGCGAGCCCCTGGTCCAGGCCCAGATCGCGCAGGCACGGGAGGGCCGCCGCATTCTCGCGGAGGGATTGGGACGCCTGCCCGGCGTCGAGCTTCCGCCGCCGGCCGGCGCCTTCTACGCCTTCCCCCGCATCCCCGGGGAGCCCGACGCGCGGCACCTCGCCATGCGGCTCGTGGACGAGGCGAATGTCGGTGTCGCCCCCGGCACGGCCTTCGGCCCCGGCGGGCAGAGCTTCCTGCGCCTCTGCTTCGCGCGCAGCGCCGGCGACCTGCATGAGGCCGTGCGGCGGCTCGCGCCGGTGCTCGCAGCCGGACGTTGA